Proteins encoded together in one Pseudomonadota bacterium window:
- the ffh gene encoding signal recognition particle protein: protein MFDNLSQRLTRIVKELRGQGRLTDENIQSTLRELRMALLEADVALPVVRWFVEHVRTRAVGEEVVASLTPGQAFIRVVRNELTALMGEQCERLDLNRPPPAVVLMVGLQGSGKTTSAAKLARYLKEREKKSVLVASCDVHRPAAIDQLSVLASEIGVECYPADPAHEPAAIASEALSHAKRRFHDVLIVDTAGRLHIDAEMMDEITRLHRVLDPAETLFVVDSMMGQDAVNTAQAFDAALPLTGVILTKTDGDARGGAALSVRHVTGKPVKFVGAGEKSTALEPFYPDRVAARILGMGDVLGVIEEVERKIDREQAMDMAEKLHKGQGFDLRDFRDQIRQMRGMGGLGSLMSRLPGLSDVPQHMMDQVNDKELGKTEAIINSMTPKERRYPDNIKASHKRRIAAGSGTQIQDVNRLLKQFTQMQRAMKQVSKKGGLGKLMRSMSGRVPPA from the coding sequence ATGTTTGACAACCTCTCCCAACGCCTAACGCGCATTGTCAAAGAACTCCGCGGGCAAGGCCGTCTGACGGACGAGAATATCCAATCGACCTTGCGAGAGCTGCGCATGGCCTTGCTCGAGGCCGATGTAGCCTTGCCCGTGGTGCGTTGGTTTGTCGAGCATGTGCGGACGCGCGCGGTGGGCGAGGAGGTTGTCGCCAGCCTCACCCCCGGACAGGCATTCATTCGCGTCGTCCGCAACGAATTAACGGCATTGATGGGCGAACAATGCGAACGCCTCGACCTGAACCGGCCGCCGCCGGCTGTTGTGCTGATGGTCGGCTTGCAGGGGTCGGGCAAAACCACATCGGCCGCGAAATTGGCCCGCTACCTGAAGGAGCGCGAGAAAAAATCGGTGCTCGTGGCGAGCTGCGATGTGCATCGACCGGCGGCCATCGATCAACTGAGCGTGTTGGCAAGCGAAATCGGTGTCGAATGCTACCCGGCCGACCCGGCGCACGAGCCCGCGGCGATCGCCTCCGAAGCGCTCTCGCATGCGAAAAGGCGGTTTCACGATGTGCTCATCGTCGATACCGCGGGACGATTGCACATCGACGCGGAGATGATGGATGAGATCACGCGCCTCCACCGGGTACTGGATCCGGCCGAGACCTTGTTTGTCGTCGATAGCATGATGGGCCAAGATGCGGTCAATACGGCGCAGGCCTTCGATGCGGCCTTGCCCTTGACCGGGGTCATTCTTACCAAGACCGACGGCGATGCGCGTGGAGGGGCGGCGCTCTCGGTGCGCCATGTCACGGGTAAGCCGGTTAAATTCGTCGGCGCCGGCGAGAAGAGCACGGCCCTCGAGCCATTTTATCCGGATCGCGTGGCCGCGCGCATCCTGGGAATGGGCGATGTGCTCGGGGTTATCGAAGAGGTGGAACGGAAGATCGATCGTGAGCAGGCCATGGACATGGCCGAGAAACTGCACAAAGGCCAGGGATTCGATCTCCGGGATTTTCGCGATCAGATCCGGCAGATGCGGGGGATGGGCGGCTTGGGGAGCTTGATGAGCCGCTTACCGGGACTGTCGGATGTCCCCCAACACATGATGGACCAAGTCAATGACAAAGAGCTGGGTAAGACCGAGGCCATCATCAATTCGATGACACCCAAGGAACGCCGCTATCCCGACAACATCAAGGCCTCGCATAAACGCCGGATCGCCGCCGGGTCCGGCACCCAGATCCAGGATGTGAACCGCCTGTTGAAGCAATTTACCCAGATGCAACGCGCGATGAAGCAGGTCTCAAAAAAAGGCGGGCTGGGGAAGCTCATGCGCTCCATGTCCGGGCGCGTCCCGCCGGCATAG
- the ccsA gene encoding cytochrome c biogenesis protein CcsA, with translation MNIAVFAVLAIVFYLAAAMQFARGIVERARGGSAATRPAPLLALLALALHAAVLYQGILTGSGLNLGIFNTVSLVAWVVAGVVVVASWVAPVENLALVLLPSAGLGIVLELLFPNERLLLASAPLGLRIHVVLSVTAYSLLTIAALQAVVIAVEERLLRTPRYLAAMQLLPPLQIAESLMFQFIIAGFFLLSLGLLSGLMFVKDIFAQHLVHKTVLSFAAWCIFAVLLWGRYRFGWRGRTALRYMFAGFLALLLAYFGTKVVLELILHRV, from the coding sequence ATGAACATCGCCGTTTTCGCAGTCCTTGCCATCGTCTTTTATCTTGCCGCCGCCATGCAATTCGCCCGCGGCATCGTGGAGCGCGCACGGGGCGGATCCGCCGCCACGCGTCCGGCACCGCTCCTCGCGCTCCTCGCGCTCGCCTTGCATGCCGCGGTGTTGTACCAAGGGATCCTCACCGGCTCGGGCTTGAACCTGGGGATCTTCAATACGGTTTCGCTCGTGGCCTGGGTCGTGGCGGGTGTCGTCGTCGTGGCATCATGGGTCGCGCCGGTAGAGAACCTCGCTTTGGTGCTACTGCCGAGCGCGGGCCTTGGGATCGTGTTGGAGCTGCTGTTCCCGAACGAACGCTTGCTGCTGGCATCGGCGCCGCTCGGGCTGAGGATCCATGTCGTGCTGTCCGTGACCGCGTACAGTCTCCTGACCATCGCGGCGCTGCAAGCGGTCGTGATTGCCGTGGAAGAACGGCTGCTGCGGACGCCCCGTTACCTGGCCGCGATGCAACTCTTGCCGCCCTTGCAAATCGCGGAATCCTTGATGTTCCAATTCATCATCGCGGGTTTCTTTCTGCTGAGCCTAGGACTCTTAAGCGGTCTCATGTTTGTGAAGGATATTTTCGCTCAGCACCTGGTTCATAAAACCGTGCTTTCATTTGCCGCCTGGTGTATCTTCGCGGTGCTGCTCTGGGGGCGTTATCGATTCGGCTGGCGCGGCAGGACCGCCCTCCGCTACATGTTTGCGGGTTTCCTAGCCCTCCTACTGGCCTATTTCGGCACCAAGGTCGTGTTGGAGCTGATCCTGCACCGGGTGTAA
- a CDS encoding GtrA family protein yields MGVRLWNSPAARFITVGITNTALSYAVFVLALSLLDGYSYRAGVAQMASYALGSAWSFYWNRGWTFGAEGRVLRQALRFTFVQGLLLMASSVLMSVTVDMWSWPATPTWITVMALITVLNYLSLKYWVF; encoded by the coding sequence ATGGGAGTGCGTCTCTGGAACTCACCGGCCGCGCGTTTTATCACCGTTGGCATCACGAACACGGCACTCAGCTACGCCGTCTTCGTTCTCGCCCTGTCGTTATTGGACGGTTATTCCTACCGCGCCGGGGTGGCGCAGATGGCGAGTTATGCGCTTGGATCAGCGTGGAGCTTCTATTGGAACCGCGGCTGGACCTTCGGAGCCGAAGGCCGAGTCCTGCGACAGGCGCTACGCTTCACGTTCGTGCAAGGCCTGTTGCTCATGGCGAGCAGTGTGCTGATGAGCGTTACCGTGGACATGTGGAGCTGGCCGGCAACCCCCACGTGGATCACCGTGATGGCCCTCATCACTGTCCTGAATTATTTATCGCTGAAGTACTGGGTATTCTAA
- a CDS encoding glycosyltransferase family 2 protein, translating into MTPPAVEVGAGAQARPALSVVVPMCNEEGSVDPLVRELVAVLEGIGATYEIVLVDDGSRDATWKRIARLAAESPAVIGVSLSRNFGHQRALLAGLQLARGQAVVSMDGDLQHPPELIPSLYEAWRQGYKVVNTQRHDEEVAGRFKRFTSRYFYKLFSILAEVPMAEGNSDFRLLDRTAVDALVNLKAAELFLRGAVQWLGFPATVVPFQPERRLHGSSKYTLRKMLSFAGDAIISFSTKPLRIGIWLGIATSLLAFIEITYVLARYFRGETVSGWASTVGILSFLFGVLFIILGIIGSYLAWIHQSLQNRPTVIIRDSVNLPPT; encoded by the coding sequence TTGACGCCGCCGGCAGTAGAGGTTGGGGCCGGTGCTCAGGCGCGGCCCGCGCTTTCGGTCGTGGTCCCCATGTGCAACGAGGAAGGCAGCGTCGATCCATTGGTGCGGGAGCTCGTTGCCGTGCTGGAGGGGATCGGCGCGACCTATGAAATTGTCCTCGTCGATGATGGCAGCCGCGACGCGACCTGGAAGCGGATTGCTAGGCTTGCCGCCGAAAGCCCTGCCGTAATAGGCGTGTCGCTATCGCGGAATTTTGGTCACCAGCGCGCCCTCCTGGCGGGACTCCAGCTTGCTCGCGGCCAGGCCGTGGTCAGCATGGACGGCGATCTACAACATCCCCCAGAGCTTATCCCTTCGCTCTATGAAGCTTGGCGGCAGGGTTACAAGGTGGTGAACACCCAACGGCACGATGAAGAGGTGGCCGGTCGCTTCAAGCGATTCACCTCAAGGTACTTCTACAAGTTGTTCTCGATCCTCGCCGAGGTGCCGATGGCCGAAGGCAACTCCGACTTCCGGCTTCTCGACCGCACCGCGGTCGATGCCTTGGTGAATCTCAAAGCCGCGGAGCTTTTCTTGCGGGGTGCGGTCCAGTGGCTGGGTTTTCCTGCGACGGTAGTGCCCTTCCAGCCCGAGCGGCGTTTACACGGGTCGAGCAAATACACGCTGCGAAAGATGCTCAGCTTCGCCGGCGACGCCATCATATCGTTTTCGACCAAGCCGCTGCGCATCGGGATTTGGCTCGGGATCGCCACCAGTCTCCTGGCCTTTATCGAGATTACTTACGTGCTGGCGCGGTACTTCCGAGGGGAGACGGTTTCGGGCTGGGCCTCCACCGTGGGGATCCTGTCGTTCTTGTTCGGGGTGCTGTTTATCATCCTCGGCATCATCGGCAGTTATCTTGCCTGGATCCACCAAAGCTTGCAGAACCGCCCGACCGTGATCATCCGCGACAGCGTCAATCTGCCACCGACCTGA
- a CDS encoding sterol desaturase family protein, with protein MIHSLLDYCERFAGWILDESLDIVRSLFNPGNRLYWVFLLSALLLAAIAYKRYYQRDGALRLAEFIKFVFPKRIYTHPSAIVDYKIFISYRFIGPVTFGPVAEMFSAALVASYVIGVLASAFATTWQGFPIGGGVILAFTIVYALVSDLVSYINHRLHHQVDLLWPIHRVHHSAEVLTPFTYFRKHPFYNIVKLFIRAPVLGVFQGITIFLFLGEIEALTILGINAISALFRIFGANLRHSHIWFSFGPVLNHIFISPAHHQIHHSARPEHWNRNYGEVFAIWDWMFGTLVLPSEDIRKHLIFGVGIGAPQYHPTLAKVYLEPLASMVEILTRRFRSTRLAP; from the coding sequence ATGATCCACAGCCTGTTGGACTATTGCGAGCGGTTTGCCGGGTGGATCCTGGATGAAAGCTTGGACATCGTACGGTCTCTCTTCAATCCCGGTAACCGCCTGTATTGGGTGTTTCTGCTCTCGGCGCTGCTGTTAGCCGCCATCGCCTATAAGCGTTATTACCAGCGGGATGGCGCGCTCCGTCTCGCGGAGTTTATCAAGTTTGTTTTCCCGAAGCGGATCTATACGCATCCGTCCGCGATCGTCGATTACAAGATATTCATTAGCTACCGCTTCATCGGTCCTGTGACCTTCGGGCCCGTCGCCGAGATGTTCAGCGCCGCCCTCGTCGCGAGTTACGTCATCGGCGTGCTCGCTTCCGCGTTCGCGACGACCTGGCAAGGTTTTCCGATCGGCGGCGGGGTCATCCTCGCATTTACCATCGTCTACGCCCTGGTAAGCGATCTCGTCTCGTATATCAACCACCGGCTGCATCACCAAGTGGATTTACTCTGGCCGATCCATCGAGTGCACCATTCCGCGGAAGTGCTGACCCCGTTTACCTATTTTCGCAAGCACCCGTTCTATAACATCGTCAAGTTATTCATCAGGGCGCCGGTGCTGGGCGTATTTCAAGGGATCACCATCTTTCTGTTTCTGGGCGAGATCGAGGCGCTGACGATCCTCGGCATCAACGCCATCTCCGCGCTGTTCCGGATCTTCGGCGCGAACTTGCGCCATTCCCATATTTGGTTTTCTTTCGGCCCCGTGCTCAACCATATTTTCATCAGCCCCGCGCATCATCAAATCCATCACAGCGCTCGGCCCGAGCACTGGAATCGGAATTATGGGGAAGTGTTCGCGATCTGGGACTGGATGTTCGGCACCCTGGTCCTGCCGAGCGAAGACATCCGCAAGCATCTCATCTTCGGTGTCGGCATCGGAGCGCCGCAATACCACCCAACGCTCGCAAAAGTTTATCTCGAGCCCTTGGCGAGCATGGTCGAAATACTTACCCGCCGTTTCCGGTCCACGCGTTTAGCGCCTTGA
- a CDS encoding succinylglutamate desuccinylase/aspartoacylase family protein has product MKEYMSMNVVSPVPLSLNRRQYARATARRVALVMLSLTVLYPRTAVPQPSDLTIESEEAAFLAEGKSIKTERRHAVPSGAANPRKPFQLLGQNVKPGSIERLFWAPFSGITEATPVVVVRGVTPGPTLCLTAAVHGNEINGIQIVQRIIHSLEPDKLSGNVIAVPIVNLQGFRRKSRYLSDRRDLNRYFPGHPQGSAAARIAYSFFHGIVMQCDALVDIHTGSLQRPNLTQLRANALKPAVKRLTQGFGPIAVLQSKGVRGTLRRAADAAGVPAVTLELGESHRIQPVKVEQGYRGIQSLMAALEMVAEKKPAAEAPLFFHRSKWVRANDGGLFLSRVSLGEAVRAGQLLGIVTDPISEERNEILSSHDGRVLGMAINQVVMPGNRLFRIGMQTQKPVKNPLAAGGRKERQRY; this is encoded by the coding sequence GTGAAAGAATATATGTCCATGAATGTCGTCTCGCCGGTTCCATTATCGCTGAATCGACGCCAGTATGCGCGGGCGACTGCTCGCCGGGTCGCGCTGGTCATGTTGTCGCTCACCGTTCTTTACCCGCGAACTGCGGTTCCTCAGCCGAGCGACCTTACGATCGAATCAGAGGAGGCAGCTTTTCTGGCTGAAGGCAAGAGCATCAAAACTGAAAGAAGGCACGCCGTACCGAGCGGTGCCGCCAACCCGAGGAAGCCATTCCAGTTATTGGGACAGAACGTCAAGCCTGGCTCGATTGAACGGCTTTTCTGGGCGCCTTTCTCCGGCATCACCGAGGCGACGCCCGTCGTCGTAGTAAGGGGCGTCACGCCCGGGCCGACGCTGTGTCTGACCGCTGCTGTCCACGGTAATGAGATCAACGGTATCCAGATCGTGCAGCGAATCATACACTCGCTCGAACCGGACAAATTGAGCGGCAATGTCATCGCGGTGCCGATCGTGAACCTGCAAGGGTTTCGCCGAAAATCCCGTTATCTGTCGGATAGGCGTGACCTGAACCGATACTTTCCGGGCCATCCGCAGGGCAGCGCGGCCGCCAGGATAGCTTACTCGTTCTTCCACGGGATCGTGATGCAATGCGACGCGCTAGTCGACATTCACACCGGATCGTTGCAGCGTCCGAACCTGACACAGTTGCGCGCCAACGCGCTTAAGCCCGCGGTTAAACGACTGACACAAGGCTTTGGCCCGATCGCCGTCTTACAGAGCAAGGGGGTCCGTGGGACATTGCGCCGCGCTGCTGATGCCGCAGGCGTGCCTGCCGTGACACTGGAACTCGGCGAATCGCACCGGATCCAGCCCGTCAAAGTGGAGCAAGGGTACAGGGGGATTCAATCCCTGATGGCCGCGTTGGAGATGGTCGCTGAGAAAAAGCCGGCCGCCGAAGCCCCTTTATTCTTCCATCGTTCGAAATGGGTTCGCGCCAACGACGGCGGTTTATTCTTGTCGCGCGTCAGCCTGGGGGAGGCCGTACGCGCCGGGCAGCTATTGGGCATCGTGACCGACCCCATCAGCGAGGAGCGTAATGAGATCTTGTCTTCCCATGATGGACGCGTGCTGGGCATGGCCATCAATCAGGTCGTCATGCCGGGCAATAGGTTGTTTCGGATCGGGATGCAAACGCAGAAGCCGGTAAAAAATCCGCTGGCTGCCGGTGGACGCAAGGAACGGCAGCGCTACTAG
- a CDS encoding DUF4389 domain-containing protein yields the protein MSFAEHFQNGETWKRGAYMLLFAVLYTAAELVAWGVALFQFGSKLVTGDINPRLVDFGQRLSTYIYQLLVYVTFKSDDKPYPFSDWPAA from the coding sequence ATGAGCTTTGCGGAGCATTTTCAGAACGGCGAGACCTGGAAGCGAGGCGCTTACATGTTGCTGTTTGCGGTCCTCTATACCGCCGCCGAGCTCGTCGCTTGGGGAGTCGCGCTGTTCCAGTTCGGTTCAAAGCTCGTCACCGGGGACATCAATCCGCGCCTCGTGGATTTTGGCCAGCGGCTCAGTACCTATATCTATCAGCTATTGGTGTATGTGACTTTCAAGTCGGACGATAAGCCTTATCCCTTCAGCGATTGGCCCGCGGCGTAG
- a CDS encoding pyridine nucleotide-disulfide oxidoreductase — protein MEFSERLPAYPAAGASASVQVDLALGFTAVAYADLYEPHRLRDLLAVFDDYVADRNPALATEFGRYRATLGEGLPPQTISDLLVRMAPYVGGFVAKLFGVASERDRQRAAIQEELDTVFVFRNEVLAQAQEKFRPEDLITWDLQQLQRQIEILKHIIAPGAHASDPERALAGVASKLWRLRERCAARTSRQEPADKRLEQDLCAVRARIEADPEARAAFAGCLIETRAHAFVLLLLDRIERWSFAARHDAGLNATVANWVSFKQPKKTDFQHLVHAEQRQRDGYQALSGPMARRRRRDGFGLTDARYDERHVLYEVDHCIYCHDRDTDSCSKGMRNRRDGSYKINPLGVTITGCPLEEKISEMHVLKRQGDNIGALALIMIDNPMCPGTGHRICNDCMKGCIYQKTEPVNIPQIETNVLTEVLFMPWGFEIYGLFTRWNPLNVKRPVALPYNGKNVLIAGLGPAGYTLAHYLLNEGFGVVGIDGLKIEPLPRDLSGDWSQPPRPVRDFGELYEDLDTRVMTGFGGVAEYGITVRWDKNFLKVIYLTLARRRTFRCYGGIRFGGTLTINEAWDLGFHHIAVASGAGKPTIIELGNNLMRGIRKASDFLMALQLTGAAKHSSLANLQVRLPAGVIGGGLTAIDTATELLAYYPVQVERVLRRYDVLAKRYEEQSVRARYDEEELLILDELLDHGRAVRAERSRALAVGETPNFLPLLEQWGGVTLFYRKGLRDAPAYRQNHEEIEKALEEGIALAEGMSPSEAIGDRFGHLRAVRFERLAPKDGRWIAADDAVEVPLRSLFIAAGTSPNTIYESEHPGSFEMDAKAHFYQRYEPNARGLEAMRDLTAPKIGKRAPFTSYQRQGKFITFYGDNHPVYAGNVVKAMASARDGYPYIVRLFERELRQLDPADQRRRDQALRAFHAALDESLLATVVAVRRLTPTIIEIVVHAPMQASKFRPGQFYRVQNLETLAPKVEGTVLAAEGLALTGASVDKEKGLIALITLEMGSSSRLCRLWQPGDPVVVMGVTGAPTDIPSGKTVVLAGGGLGNAVLFSIGKALRAAGNRVIYFAGYKNRDDVFKVEDIEAAADVIVWSVDPAPTVRPIPITRPQDKSFIGNILEAMVAYAKGKLGDTPIHLDDVDHIIAIGSDRMMAAVKEARDGILKPYLKPKHVAIGSINSPMQCMMKGVCAQCLCKHIDPGTGQEYFVYSCYNQDQELDRVDFPHLNARLRQNSVQEKLSALWLDYLLEKRGTPSV, from the coding sequence ATGGAGTTTTCCGAACGCCTGCCGGCATACCCCGCGGCCGGCGCCTCAGCATCCGTGCAAGTAGATCTAGCCCTCGGATTTACCGCGGTTGCGTATGCGGACTTATACGAGCCCCACCGGCTACGGGATTTGCTTGCTGTTTTCGATGATTACGTCGCGGACCGAAACCCCGCTCTGGCTACCGAGTTCGGGCGATACCGCGCCACATTGGGCGAAGGACTGCCGCCGCAAACGATATCGGACTTGCTCGTGCGCATGGCGCCCTACGTCGGGGGATTTGTCGCCAAGCTCTTCGGGGTCGCGAGCGAGCGCGACCGCCAGCGTGCTGCCATACAAGAAGAACTGGACACGGTTTTTGTCTTCCGCAACGAAGTCCTGGCGCAAGCGCAAGAAAAGTTCAGGCCGGAGGATCTGATCACCTGGGACCTCCAGCAATTGCAGCGGCAAATCGAGATTCTTAAACACATCATCGCTCCCGGCGCCCACGCGAGCGATCCTGAGCGGGCCCTCGCCGGCGTCGCGAGCAAGCTTTGGCGTCTGCGCGAGCGCTGTGCCGCACGGACCTCTAGGCAAGAACCGGCGGACAAGCGCTTAGAGCAAGACCTGTGCGCCGTTCGCGCCCGTATCGAGGCCGACCCCGAAGCGCGGGCGGCCTTTGCCGGTTGCTTAATCGAAACGCGCGCGCATGCGTTCGTTCTTCTGCTGCTCGATCGCATCGAGCGCTGGAGCTTCGCCGCACGCCACGATGCGGGATTAAACGCAACCGTGGCGAATTGGGTAAGCTTCAAGCAACCAAAGAAAACCGACTTCCAGCACCTGGTCCATGCCGAGCAGCGCCAACGCGACGGCTATCAGGCCCTCAGCGGACCGATGGCGCGACGCCGGCGGCGCGACGGCTTTGGTCTGACCGATGCCCGCTACGACGAGCGCCACGTGCTATATGAAGTAGATCACTGTATTTATTGTCACGACCGCGATACCGATTCCTGTTCCAAGGGCATGCGCAACCGCAGAGACGGAAGCTACAAGATCAACCCGCTCGGGGTGACGATCACCGGCTGCCCGCTGGAGGAGAAGATCTCCGAAATGCACGTGCTCAAGCGGCAGGGGGACAATATCGGAGCGCTCGCGCTTATCATGATCGACAATCCGATGTGCCCGGGCACGGGTCACAGGATCTGCAACGACTGCATGAAGGGATGCATCTACCAGAAGACCGAGCCCGTCAATATTCCACAGATCGAAACCAATGTCCTGACCGAGGTTTTGTTCATGCCGTGGGGGTTCGAGATCTACGGGCTTTTCACGCGCTGGAATCCGCTCAATGTCAAACGCCCGGTGGCCCTGCCCTATAACGGTAAGAATGTGCTCATCGCCGGCCTCGGCCCCGCCGGCTACACCTTGGCCCATTACCTTCTCAACGAGGGGTTCGGCGTGGTCGGCATCGATGGTTTGAAGATCGAGCCTCTGCCGCGAGACCTGAGCGGCGATTGGAGTCAGCCACCGCGGCCGGTCCGGGATTTTGGCGAGCTTTACGAGGACTTGGATACCCGCGTCATGACGGGTTTCGGCGGGGTGGCGGAATACGGCATCACCGTGCGTTGGGACAAGAACTTTCTCAAGGTCATCTATCTCACGCTCGCCCGGCGGCGGACGTTTCGCTGCTACGGCGGCATCCGTTTCGGCGGCACGCTGACCATCAACGAGGCCTGGGATCTCGGGTTTCACCATATCGCCGTCGCCAGCGGCGCCGGCAAACCCACGATAATCGAGCTTGGGAATAACCTCATGCGCGGGATCCGCAAGGCCTCGGATTTTCTCATGGCGCTGCAACTGACCGGCGCCGCCAAACATTCCTCCCTCGCCAACCTTCAGGTGCGTCTGCCCGCGGGGGTCATTGGCGGCGGACTCACCGCGATCGACACGGCGACCGAGCTGCTCGCTTATTATCCGGTACAGGTCGAGAGGGTCCTGCGCCGTTACGACGTGCTAGCGAAGCGTTATGAAGAGCAATCCGTGCGTGCCCGTTACGACGAAGAGGAACTGCTGATCCTGGATGAATTGCTTGATCACGGACGCGCCGTACGCGCCGAGCGCTCGCGCGCTCTTGCGGTCGGCGAAACCCCGAATTTCCTGCCGTTGCTCGAACAATGGGGCGGCGTGACATTATTCTACCGCAAGGGTCTGCGCGACGCTCCGGCGTACAGACAGAACCACGAGGAGATCGAGAAGGCGCTGGAAGAAGGCATTGCCCTCGCGGAAGGCATGAGTCCTAGCGAGGCCATTGGCGATCGCTTCGGCCATCTGCGGGCGGTGCGTTTCGAGCGTCTGGCTCCAAAGGACGGCCGCTGGATCGCCGCGGACGATGCGGTTGAAGTGCCGCTGCGCAGCCTTTTCATTGCCGCCGGCACCTCGCCCAATACGATCTATGAGAGCGAACACCCCGGCAGCTTCGAGATGGACGCCAAGGCTCACTTCTATCAAAGATACGAGCCGAATGCGCGCGGGCTGGAAGCGATGCGCGATCTCACCGCGCCGAAAATCGGCAAGCGCGCGCCCTTCACCTCGTATCAGCGGCAAGGTAAGTTTATTACTTTCTATGGGGACAACCATCCCGTGTACGCGGGGAACGTTGTCAAGGCGATGGCCAGCGCCCGTGACGGCTACCCGTACATCGTGAGATTGTTCGAACGCGAGCTGCGCCAACTCGATCCGGCCGATCAGCGCCGCCGCGATCAAGCGCTGCGGGCGTTTCACGCCGCGCTCGATGAGTCGCTGCTCGCGACCGTGGTGGCGGTGCGGCGGCTCACGCCCACCATCATCGAAATCGTGGTCCATGCGCCGATGCAAGCGAGCAAGTTTCGTCCCGGTCAGTTTTATCGAGTTCAAAACCTCGAGACGCTCGCACCAAAGGTGGAAGGCACTGTTTTGGCCGCGGAAGGCTTGGCGCTCACCGGGGCCTCGGTGGACAAGGAGAAGGGGTTGATAGCGCTGATCACCCTCGAGATGGGAAGCTCCTCCCGGCTCTGCCGGTTGTGGCAACCGGGGGATCCGGTCGTAGTGATGGGCGTGACCGGCGCGCCGACCGACATCCCCTCGGGTAAAACCGTCGTGCTCGCGGGCGGCGGATTGGGCAATGCGGTGCTGTTCTCGATCGGTAAAGCCTTGCGCGCGGCCGGCAATCGAGTGATCTATTTCGCCGGTTACAAGAACCGCGATGATGTCTTCAAGGTTGAGGACATCGAGGCCGCGGCGGATGTGATCGTGTGGTCCGTGGATCCCGCACCCACGGTGCGGCCGATCCCGATCACGCGGCCCCAAGACAAGAGTTTCATAGGCAACATCCTCGAGGCCATGGTGGCCTATGCCAAGGGCAAGCTCGGGGATACGCCGATCCATCTGGATGATGTCGACCATATCATCGCCATCGGTTCCGATCGGATGATGGCGGCCGTGAAAGAAGCCCGCGATGGAATACTAAAACCCTATCTGAAACCTAAGCACGTCGCCATCGGCTCGATCAACTCTCCCATGCAGTGCATGATGAAGGGCGTGTGCGCCCAATGCCTGTGCAAGCACATCGATCCCGGTACCGGCCAGGAATATTTTGTCTATTCGTGTTACAACCAGGACCAAGAGCTCGATCGCGTCGACTTTCCGCACTTGAATGCGCGGCTGCGGCAGAACTCCGTTCAGGAAAAGCTCTCCGCCCTGTGGTTGGACTACCTGTTGGAGAAACGCGGCACCCCCAGCGTCTGA
- the thiD gene encoding bifunctional hydroxymethylpyrimidine kinase/phosphomethylpyrimidine kinase — MQGRVLVIAGSDSSGGAGIQADIRTIAALGGRAATAITALTAQNTQRVHAIVGIDPAFVARQAEAVLHDIGADCIKTGMLYSAEIIDAVCDLIEAQAPGIPWVVDPVMLATSGASLLDPPGIGRLVRRVFPHAAVLTPNVPEAERLTGMRITTDEHMIAAAKRLLAQGPQAILLKGGHRSGDTISDFLVTGADLQIFQHPRIETPHLRGTGCTLGSAIATGLAQGMTIGSAVARATEYLLYRLRSGDSK, encoded by the coding sequence GTGCAGGGCCGCGTACTGGTCATCGCCGGGTCCGATTCGAGCGGCGGGGCCGGAATTCAGGCCGACATCAGGACCATCGCGGCCCTCGGCGGGCGCGCGGCTACCGCGATCACCGCGCTGACGGCGCAAAACACACAGCGCGTCCATGCGATCGTCGGCATCGATCCCGCTTTCGTCGCCCGCCAGGCGGAGGCCGTGCTTCACGACATCGGCGCCGACTGCATCAAGACCGGGATGCTCTACAGCGCGGAGATCATTGACGCCGTCTGCGATCTGATCGAAGCCCAAGCGCCCGGCATCCCCTGGGTGGTCGATCCGGTGATGCTTGCGACTAGCGGCGCGAGCCTTCTCGATCCTCCGGGAATTGGGCGCCTGGTGAGGCGCGTTTTCCCGCACGCGGCTGTTTTAACCCCCAATGTTCCCGAGGCCGAACGGCTCACGGGCATGCGCATTACCACGGACGAGCACATGATCGCCGCCGCCAAGCGCTTGCTCGCACAAGGTCCGCAGGCGATTCTATTGAAAGGCGGCCACAGATCCGGGGATACTATCAGCGATTTCCTAGTTACCGGCGCGGACCTCCAGATATTTCAACATCCTCGCATCGAAACGCCGCACTTGCGCGGCACGGGATGCACGCTGGGCTCCGCCATCGCCACCGGCTTGGCCCAAGGCATGACCATCGGCTCGGCGGTGGCGCGCGCGACGGAGTACCTGCTGTACCGGCTCAGGTCCGGCGACTCCAAATGA